One segment of Babesia bigemina genome assembly Bbig001, chromosome : II DNA contains the following:
- a CDS encoding Ribosome-binding protein 1 encodes MAAKSSVPTFNTLKECLEFLQWLRDRKGVQGQLGSRLRRLLEKMYISVNPVQIEAALSIFLNNATAFHAKLCQSPKGWYTGEKTAKNALNALFQCIPKFLAAIYFLRYQVDPNFSAIGGGSWRDESVGMIELYARMRLPLDTIIKRANNFEKYLIAREGYDYGVIPGGFGAGELKPGYKNGYSPASQMAGDLGNLLDKNRHENNMFLDVYSTTVLPNSGYDTANIANALRLVQDFCRIFAEVRDEQDFKSHLYSKDRCMNMRELKDHCAELKRPLEKIFTGGRFSFTGYGRQYDKLKKHNIAKKMASWFKKNLKEVKQKLQVVQPISNIKKLNRRSLRKGAPLPSDVRAELEKYFTNNFFSYGFTFYGYDFRNWSNMYDVLKTDWFDVIDELKIKSGGLDKLVDILNGKECKLKEDKDREKKDGETGKKDRDKEHIDRDEKPDASDGDSEDEDEASEDEDDEESEDEEDEPLQDSDDPSTVKTEATKTEAAKPVVTKAEATKTDNAEPTAHQVAKSDGSSNQGKKAEGAQNQGKKAEGAQNQGKKAEGAQNQGKKDKRGPDDGQSDTTVSSSPVAQPVQTQDSSVQSPGPAPSGAHDPSSGQEPGGQGSTSDAVQQSSQEVQTGARNSAPSRPQQSVTSSGGAGVGGGSGDPRSSGKSNTCSGNMISSSYLGDGKICFSKSNDDEDIIWNAQRQSMLEDHYKNEAKTLVRMQTRQQRNHPPTQSRYTSILPNKPSLHASRPPQQIVGRPRNENPYNAPQERDADHWDGSAIFLDGRSFTNPVTSQIAMEKAYEAEQKKYAHEWRANRNKFLDNMQKRMMIEAEDEKQRQIKQMGDYLRHVNEHDNASSGPFAGYPVKHRPSALPIPSARHKLPSIIGSAVADTTQHVDDRKTENNFQNAMQQIITKKRSDDRKISEAIHGARDRIEKYEREAENRFKSELRTKEIIERIRKRNEKQMQAANELDKNFEKTTEDIWKTQLQQNVEHIENDVKNEDAKKRLQQKRSEQKKKLEQQNISVDPPTSTPSTLPSQPSRPAPAPSGQNTVGPAGHRRDYYDPKYITRRTKDVPPLQAPVLEGMEITNKLSDPAQEWERKHWDQWKLAEDFRKAKEKQEEEQFKKSLKDAQQKAVNDLNNSWPRQELQGSGLSKDAWFSTPLDGQSIAHLSKPNMTLDLVENTGIEGQILVPHQPTRLPSLPFPQQLFPSPPQPRPLQPRHSNHAPNMNAYASDITTSFEIQNRNFTRLPDLVTIDDPNMANMTDVTGQPVVGVNGKVDISHIPSDSRLNDGDSYHLVGQEVQDDSTIKRRQQDLLNLQNEQLEIDFQNEQRERELLTLKQESEHINDKQKELMQAAQVDADRIRAFNDSQFDISSAPAPHVEDPKIDFSIQTFHYEDRPFNDVDLDDPYANTADILKDELRPAEDKGFSGIPQTNFDLNFAPERIGLEGYDDPGMPRDSPRKADERVITPFGKDECLNPWSIDTSSTDTTSPPASALPPTDHLPTPKTVREMLYWFVGLNTYGLIGTIQKYVEGIFKDFKGDAIEVTGDPDQLTTSCVTAKLTEACLYSATVIYRVRHNNDFKAFATFDFESVYSQFRYSPDPAGLLCQLRDYVYACHHQLQFLKSQCNRDKSLGGWQNCNYGSDITASNSPLQAFLTDGWDSTFETHLFDPCNLCLKSRVRMGFRDEDLPSSQQTGNTLSTILTPSCGGEDPLLTLCSYLNCLTRRTPRTTGELVSFFHNFGNEMHGYASKSLSPLGNSLRTPHLDCPDWDHLGRHDLQAVSGVRGTESLNSVSNHNHDNAHPRTLSTLVGCGSDPDSCHPRMSPITYRAYALYSQSFAHTYLSWTVYLPDRLWESLEKMYYDLKKHNCFDGKSLHSCPVALPLLYTHGFTPPEVGSQLPLTCQQIIAKLKEIVNGKPIASLMTAMDNFLYNIREPFIFTLVALWSTALLIFANTMLYRIDILHIRSHLIRTKASHLIDVKALLSDNKKMMSLYDANYFDDDPNELLNLK; translated from the coding sequence ATGGCGGCTAAGAGTAGCGTTCCTACTTTCAACACTCTTAAGGAGTGTTTGGAGTTCTTGCAATGGTTGAGAGATCGCAAAGGTGTGCAAGGTCAGCTGGGAAGTCGACTGAGGAGACTTCTTGAGAAAATGTATATCAGTGTCAATCCAGTCCAAATAGAGGCTGCACTCTCCATATTCTTAAATAACGCAACTGCGTTTCATGCAAAATTATGCCAATCTCCCAAGGGGTGGTACACGGGTGAAAAAACCGCTAAAAATGCCCTCAATGCCCTCTTCCAGTGTATACCGAAATTTCTAGCTGCGATATACTTCTTGCGGTATCAAGTAGACCCGAACTTTTCCGCTATTGGTGGAGGGAGCTGGAGGGATGAATCGGTTGGGATGATTGAACTGTACGCTAGAATGCGCCTGCCGTTGGATACAATTATCAAACGAGCCAATAATTTTGAGAAGTATCTCATTGCGCGAGAAGGATATGATTACGGTGTAATACCTGGTGGATTTGGGGCTGGGGAGTTGAAACCTGGTTACAAGAATGGCTATTCCCCGGCTAGTCAGATGGCAGGTGACCTTGGAAATCTGCTGGACAAGAATCGTCATGAAAACAATATGTTCCTCGATGTTTATTCCACTACAGTATTGCCAAACTCCGGATACGATACTGCGAATATTGCCAACGCCCTTCGTTTGGTACAAGATTTTTGTAGAATATTTGCAGAGGTGAGAGATGAGCAAGATTTTAAAAGCCATCTATACTCGAAGGATAGATGCATGAATATGAGGGAATTAAAAGACCATTGCGCCGAGCTTAAAAGGCCTCTTGAAAAAATTTTCACTGGTGGACGGTTTTCCTTCACCGGCTACGGGCGGCAATATGATAAGTTAAAAAAACATAATATTGCAAAGAAAATGGCAAGCTGGTTTAAAAAAAATTTGAAGGAGGTGAAACAGAAGTTGCAAGTAGTTCAACCTATTAGCAACATAAAAAAATTAAATAGACGATCATTACGGAAAGGTGCCCCCCTTCCTTCAGATGTTAGAGCAGAACTTGAAAAATATTTTACCAACAACTTTTTTAgttacggattcacgttcTATGGCTACGACTTTAGAAACTGGAGCAATATGTATGACGTTTTAAAAACGGATTGGTTTGATGTAATCGATGAACTTAAAATAAAAAGTGGAGGCCTGGATAAGCTTGTGGACATTTTGAATGGCAAAGAGTGTAAGTTAAAGGAAGATAAAGATAGAGAAAAAAAAGATGGAGAGACAGGAAAGAAGGATAGAGATAAAGAACACATAGATAGAGATGAAAAACCTGATGCTTCGGACGGAGATTCTgaggatgaagatgaagcGTCCgaggatgaagatgatgaagagtCCGAGGATGAAGAAGATGAACCGTTGCAGGATTCAGATGATCCGTCTACCGTTAAAACCGAAGCAACTAAAACCGAGGCCGCAAAGCCTGTGGTCACCAAAGCCGAGGCAACTAAAACTGATAATGCGGAGCCTACTGCACACCAGGTTGCGAAATCCGATGGATCTtcaaaccagggcaagaaagcggagggagcacagaaccagggcaagaaagcggagggagcacagaaccagggcaagaaagcggagggagcacagaaccagggtaAGAAGGATAAGAGAGGACCAGATGATGGTCAAAGTGATACAACCGTTTCTAGTTCACCAGTTGCACAGCCCGTACAAACTCAGGATTCAAGTGTTCAAAGTCCGGGCCCTGCACCATCTGGTGCCCATGATCCCAGTAGTGGGCAGGAACCAGGCGGCCAGGGGTCCACTTCTGATGCTGTTCAGCAGAGTAGTCAGGAGGTTCAGACCGGTGCACGTAACAGTGCTCCATCCAGACCCCAGCAATCTGTTACAAGCAGCGGTGGAGCTGGAGTGGGTGGGGGGTCAGGAGATCCTAGGAGTTCTGGGAAGTCTAACACGTGTTCGGGTAATATGATATCATCTTCCTACCTTGGAGATGGTAAAATATGTTTTTCTAAGTCCAATGATGACGAGGACATAATCTGGAATGCCCAAAGGCAAAGTATGCTGGAAGATCATTATAAAAATGAAGCTAAAACCCTTGTACGGATGCAGACTCGGCAACAACGCAACCATCCACCAACGCAGTCCAGGTATACTTCAATTCTTCCAAATAAGCCTAGCCTTCACGCCTCCAGACCGCCTCAGCAAATCGTTGGCCGTCCTCGGAATGAAAACCCGTACAATGCTCCACAGGAGAGGGATGCCGATCACTGGGATGGAAGTGCCATATTTCTCGATGGTAGATCGTTTACGAACCCAGTAACAAGCCAGATCGCAATGGAAAAGGCATACGAAGCAGAACAAAAAAAATACGCTCACGAATGGCGAGCCAATAGGAATAAGTTTCTAGATAATATGCAGAAACGGATGATGATAGAGGCTGAAGATGAAAAACAGCGGCAAATTAAGCAGATGGGAGATTATCTAAGACATGTTAACGAGCATGATAATGCTTCTTCGGGACCTTTCGCCGGTTATCCAGTTAAGCATCGGCCGAGTGCACTACCTATTCCCTCTGCCCGACATAAATTACCTTCTATTATCGGCAGCGCAGTCGCCGATACTACACAACATGTGGATGACCGTAAGACGGAAAATAACTTCCAAAACGCAATGCAACAAATTATTACAAAAAAAAGGTCCGACGATCGGAAGATAAGTGAAGCGATACATGGTGCACGTGATCGTATTGAAAAATACGAAAGAGAAGCAGAGAATAGATTCAAGTCGGAGTTAAGAACAAAGGAAATCATTGAACGTATCCGAAAAAGGAATGAAAAGCAAATGCAGGCCGCCAATGAGCTTGACAAAAATTTTGAGAAAACTACAGAAGATATATGGAAAACTCAACTGCAGCAAAACGTGGAACATATAGAAAACGATGTAAAAAATGAAGATGCCAAAAAAAGATTACAGCAAAAACGTTCGGAGCAAAAAAAGAAATTAGAGCAGCAAAACATTAGTGTAGATCCCCCAACATCTACTCCCTCCACCCTTCCAAGTCAACCCAGCCGTCCCGCTCCCGCACCTTCCGGTCAGAATACCGTTGGCCCTGCTGGTCATAGGCGTGATTACTATGACCCAAAATATATCACTCGGCGTACTAAAGACGTTCCTCCTTTACAGGCTCCCGTTCTAGAGGGTATGGAAATAACCAATAAATTGAGTGACCCAGCGCAGGAATGGGAACGTAAGCATTGGGACCAATGGAAATTGGCTGAAGACTTCCGAAAGGCGAAAGAGAAACAAGAGGAGGAACAATTTAAGAAAAGCCTAAAAGATGCCCAGCAAAAGGCAGTTAATGATCTTAACAACAGCTGGCCACGCCAGGAGTTACAGGGAAGTGGCCTTAGTAAGGACGCTTGGTTTAGTACTCCTCTAGATGGTCAGAGCATTGCACACCTCAGTAAACCAAATATGACACTAGATTTAGTCGAGAACACTGGCATTGAAGGACAGATACTCGTCCCTCATCAGCCCACGCGGTTACCTAGTCTACCGTTTCCACAGCAACTTTTTCCTTCCCCTCCTCAACCCAGACCATTACAACCTCGACATTCCAATCATGCACCGAATATGAACGCGTACGCTAGTGATATTACGACTTCATTTGAAATACAAAACAGAAATTTCACGAGGCTTCCCGACCTAGTCACCATTGACGACCCGAACATGGCAAATATGACAGACGTAACCGGTCAACCGGTTGTCGGTGTCAACGGAAAAGTGGACATATCACACATTCCGAGTGACAGTCGGCTGAATGACGGAGACTCATACCATCTGGTAGGACAAGAAGTACAGGATGATTCTACAATAAAGCGGCGACAGCAGGATCTCCTAAATCTACAAAATGAGCAGCTGGAAATAGATTTTCAAAATGAACAACGTGAACGTGAACTGCTAACGCTTAAACAAGAATCAGAACACATAAACGACAAACAAAAAGAATTAATGCAAGCTGCACAAGTAGACGCTGATCGCATACGTGCGTTCAATGATTCACAGTTTGACATCTCTAGTGCCCCTGCACCCCATGTAGAGGACCCTAAAATCGATTTTTCCATCCAAACATTTCATTACGAAGATCGCCCTTTTAACGACGTGGACCTAGATGACCCTTATGCCAACACGGCGGATATCCTTAAAGACGAGTTAAGACCTGCAGAGGATAAAGGCTTCTCAGGCATTCCCCAGACTAATTTCGATCTGAACTTTGCGCCGGAACGTATCGGACTTGAGGGGTACGATGATCCCGGGATGCCACGTGACTCTCCAAGGAAGGCAGATGAACGTGTTATTACTCCATTCGGCAAAGATGAATGTCTCAACCCTTGGTCCATTGACACTTCATCCACTGATACAACCTCTCCACCTGCCTCCGCTCTCCCACCCACCGACCATCTGCCCACGCCCAAAACAGTGCGAGAAATGCTCTACTGGTTTGTGGGATTGAATACATATGGTCTTATTGGGACTATTCAGAAGTATGTTGAAGGCATTTTTAAGGATTTTAAAGGTGATGCCATCGAGGTCACCGGGGATCCCGACCAGCTGACCACTTCCTGTGTCACCGCCAAACTGACCGAGGCGTGCCTCTACTCGGCCACCGTTATCTACAGGGTTAGGCATAACAATGACTTCAAAGCCTTTGCTACCTTCGACTTTGAATCAGTTTACAGTCAATTTCGTTATTCCCCCGACCCCGCCggtctcctctgccagctgcgtgactacgtgtacgcctgccaccaccagttgcaGTTCCTGAAGTCGCAGTGTAATCGGGACAAATCCCttggtggttggcagaatTGTAACtacggcagtgacatcactgcttctaactcccccctccaggcgttcctgaccgacggctgggactccaccttcgagacgcacctcttcgacccgtgcaacctgtgcctcaagagccgcgtcaggatgggatttaGGGATGAAGACTTACCGAGTAGTCAACAAACAGGCAACACCCTTTCCACtatcctcactcccagctgcggcggtgaggaccCCTTGCTGACACTGTgctcctacctcaactgcctcaccaggcggacgccgcgcaccaccGGGGAGCTTGTGTCGTTCTTCCACAATTTCGGGAATGAGATGCACGGGTATGCTTCAAAGTCATTGTCTCCACTAGGAAACTCACTCCGCACTCCGCATCTCGACTGCCCTGACTGGGACCATCTTGGTCGCCAcgacctccaagctgtcagTGGCGTCCGAGGTACAGAGTCTCTCAACTCCGTCTCCAATCACAACCACGACAATGCACATCCCCGTACCCTGTCCACACTGGTTGGCTGCGGTAGTGACCCTGACAGCTGCCATCCACGTATGTCTCCCATCACCTACCGGGCCTAcgccctgtactcccagagcttcgcccacacctacctcagctggacggtgtacctgccggacagACTGTGGGAGTCACTTGAAAAAATGTACTATGATCTAAAGAAGCATAATTGCTTCGATGGCAAATCCCTCCACTCATGTCCCGTTGCGctgcccctcctctacactcacgggttcacgccgccggaggtggGATCGCAGTTGCCACTCACATGTCAACAGATTATCGCAAAGCTGaaggaaattgtcaacggcaagcctatcgcatcactcatgacTGCCATGGACAATTTCCTCTACAACATCCGAGagccattcatcttcacGCTCGTCGCACTGTGGTCCACAGCATtactcatcttcgccaacacgatgctgtACCGCATCGacatactccacatccgatcACACCTTATCCGCACCAAGGCCTCCCAtctcatcgacgtcaaggcgctgctctCCGACAATAAGAAGATGATGTCCCTGTACGACGCCAAttacttcgacgacgacCCCAACGAGCTACTCAACTTAAAGTAG